The segment TCTGCAACTGCTCGCCTACCATGTAGCCCTGCTGAAGGGCACCGACGTGGATAAGCCCCGAAATCTGGCGAAGTCGGTGACGGTGGAGTAAGTGAGCGGCCCAGGATAAGTGTCTTTGTCTTCTTCGAATTCAAACGCGGACAATTGGAATGGTTTCGTACAATCTCCGCTAGTTTGCGAACTAGTTGAGAACATTGTTTAGCTAGAGCTTTTGCGCCTAGAGGTTTCGTGCCTTCTTGGCCAGTTCACTCGAAAAGGAGTGGTACTGGCCATGCGACCGGACCGAAGCCGCAGGCATCGACGCACGCAGGGGGGGATGGTGCGTGCTGCCTTGGGACACCCTCCGACTTGGGGTAACAGACCGCGTTCCGCAGCCCGGGCGGGCTTTCTTGTCCACTCGCTGAATCCACCATTTGGTGGTTCGTCAGACCAGTCAACGCCACATGGGCCAAGTGCAGCCGCAAGCCTACGTGCGCTGGATGTGGGTGAAGATCTGAAGATGGCCGATCAGTAACGTGCTGGTAACCGGTGGTGCGACTCCAGAGCGGCCAGTCGATGCTAGTGAAGGACTCCTTCTGGAGTCTGAACCGCCCCGCTTTTCGCGGAGGCTCGTTGGTTTAGTCAGGCTGCGATGGCGGCCTGACTGGAGATCTGCCTTAAATGGTTTGCCTCAGCTTCTGCAAGGGGAATATACCCCGGGGGTTCCATCAGCCTTTGATGGTCTCTGCCAACGCGTTGACGTCGCTGTCGCCTCGGTTGCCGACAGATGGCTCCAGGCCAGCTTCAGCCAAACTTTCCGTATAGCGAATCGAGACATAGGCCCAGCCGCTGCCAGTATTGGTGCACGCTTGCTTGGCGTGCCCGCTAATGGTGCGCATGCAGTTGCATATGTCTTGCCGGAGCTCGAATCCAGGTCATCGCATCAGGACGTGGTTTACCGCAACGCTGCCAAATGCGCCTCTGTGTGCTCCAGCACCGCCAACGCGAACCTATACTAGAAGACATTCTGGGCGGCAGTCCCCCACAGTGATGCATCTGGCCCGATACGTGCTTTGGCATTGGCTCACTGTTGGTCGATGCGAAAATCTCATCAGAAGATTCGCATGCGCAGGTCTCAGCGGGAAGCAAGGTTTCGATGAATATACAGACGTTGGACCGCCGTGCTGGGCAACGCCGTAGCGAGCAAATGGACTCCACTGCCCTGGCCTACTTCCAGGTTGCGGCGGAATCCGGATCTATTCGCGGCGCATCGCAGGTATTACATGTGTCTGCATCGGCGATAAGTCGGCAAATTACTCGTCTCGAGAGTCAACTTGGTGTGCCGTTGTTCGAGCGCCTAGCCCACGGGCTCGCTCTTACCAGTGCCGGGGAGTTGCTGCTCTTTCATGTCCGTCGAACAACGCGAGAATTGCAATCTGCCCAGAGAGAGATCCGTGACCTGGCGGGACAACAGTCTGGTCATGTTCGCATCGTCATCGTTGAGAGCGCGGCCAGAGCACTGCTGGTTCCGGCGATGGACAGTTTCTGGCGCGACCACCCTCACGTAAAGGTTTCCTTGCATGTGGCCGGGAATAGTCAGGTGCTGGAGATGATAGAGCAGGGTGAGGCAGACATTGGCGTGGCGTTCAATGTGCCTGCCCAGAGCGAGCAATATGTCTATGAGACGGCGCATCTGAACCTGGGCGCCGTCATGGCTGCCAATCATCCTTTGGCGTCGGCGGACCGCTTGCGGATTCGAGATCTGGTGGACTACCCCATTTTCCTGCCGGATCGGTCTCTGATGCTGCATAAAGCGGTGAGTGAGGTCGATGGTGAGTGGCCACTGAAAGTTCATCTGGTCACGAACAGCATCGCGGCCATGAGTTTGCTTGCGAGTTGCAGTTTAGGCGTTGCGCTGAAGACCAGGCTCGGCCTCTCCGACGAGATGGAGAGCGGAAAGCTGGCGTTCGTCCGTCTTCATGATCGACGGTTGTCCGTGCAGCGCTTGACCTTGCTTGTGCAGCACCGCCTGCCGTTTCCGGTTCTGGCGACTCGCATTGGGCAGGCCCTACGCTCGGTAAACGAGGCATGAGAAACCGAAATTCGGTACGTGATTTACGCTGTACGGTCGAGCAGATCGAGCCCTGTTTGGCGATAGCGTCCCATCAAGCCGCAACCTTGCTTGGATACAAGTTCTCCGTCTCGAGCGACCATGCGGCCATTGACGAAAACAAGCGAGGTGTCTGAACCGCGTGCCGCATGAACCAGGTTGGTTACCACGGTATCCGGGACCATGGGCAGGAGGTGATAGCCGTCCGTGCGGACGGTAATGAAGTCCGCCGTCATGCCAGGGGCTATACGACCAAGGAAAGGATTCTGTATCGCCTTGGCAGCGCCATGTGTTGCCATATCGAGGACCACATTGGCAGGCATTACGCGGGGATCCTGTTTAATGCCCTTGTGCAACAGGGAGGCGAATTTCATCACGTCGAACATGTCCAGCCGGTTATTGGCTTTCGCGCCATCTGTTCCCAGGCAGATATTGATCCCCTGCTCCAGCATCGCGGGCACTGGTGCAAACCCTGATCCCAGTTTGAGATTTGCATGGGGGCAGTGGGTCACATGGGTGCCATTTTCCCGAAGTAGACGCTGGTCCGCTTCATCCGCCCACACGCAGTGCGCGAGCAGGGTGCGGTCCGTAAGCGCGCATAGCTCTCCGAGTTGTTGGATCGGGGTTCGCCCCGTGCGACCTCGGGTTGCCTCGACAGAGAACCGGGACTCGGAACAGTGCATATGCAGTCCAGTGCAGTACTTCTTGGCAAGCGCGGCCGCGACCTGAATCTGATCATCGCTGCAACTCTCCAGATCGTGCGCGCCAACCCAGACCTGGACCGGATCTGTCTGGTTCGACGTGGCTTGAAGCAATTCCTCTGTCAGCTCAAGAGGTGGTGAAAACGGTTTGGTGTCGGCAGCGTAGGGCGCGATGATGGCGCGAATGCCGATATCCCGCGCCGCCGCAATTGCCGCGCGCGGTTTCAGGCACATGTCGAGGATTGTTGTTGTGCCAGAGAGCACTGCTTCAGCGTACGTTGCCAAGGCCCCGGTATACGCATCCTCTTCGGTGAGTATCTGCTGTTCGCGCTCTACCATCGTCAGCCAGTCCTCCAGGCTGGCGCCCTCTGCGCTGCCACGCGTCAGGCTGGAGTGGGAGTGCGCGTGAAGGTTCATTAGCCCCGGTAGCAAGACGTCTCCGTTTCCCTCAATCACCTCTCCTGAAAATTCCCGTTTGGGCGAACCTTGTCCCATGTCTGCGAACTTGCCGTCCCGCACTTCGACCCACCCGTAGTACGGCAGGGGTGCGCCCACACCTCCCGGAACAATCAGCACGTCACGTATGCACAATGAATCTCTGCTCATCTCGTAGCCTCAGCTTGCTGACCTCGCAGCGCCCGATTCTCGAGCCAGGCGAAGAAAAAGAAAGCGGTAACGCCCAGGGCCGCCAGAATCGCGACAGCGACAAAGAGTAAATCGGTCCGTAACTGGGTCGCCGCGGTAATGATGAGAAAGCCGAGCCCCCGGTCCGAGCTGTAGAACTCCGCTACCACGGCTCCCACAAGGCTCAAAGATGCCGCGATCTTGAAGCCCGCGAAGATTGAGGGCAGTGCGCTTGGCAGCTGTACTTTCGTGAGAATCTCAAGGCGGGTCGCGTTGATGGAGCGCATGAATTCCAGTGCCCGCGGGTCGGCAGACTTCAACCCTTGGGTCGTGTTGGTAACAATCGGAAAGAAGGTGATGATCATGCAGATCATGACCCGTGGCGCCATGCCGAATCCGAACCAGATCGTCAGTAGCGGGATGATTGCGATGATAGGAATGGCGTTAGAGATGATGATATACGGCAGCAGCCCTCGTTCCAGGAACTTGGAATGGACGATAGCCGATGCCAGAAAAATGGCCAGCACAGCGGAAATGAGAAATCCCGATCCTGCTTCCAGTACCGTGATTCCCGTGTGGTAGGCGAGATTCGATGTCTGGAAGAAACGTTGCACGATGTCGGTCGGAGCAGGCAGCAACCAAAGAGGAATATCGAGTAGTCGAACTACCGTCTGCCACCCAGCCAGTACCGTCACCAGAATCAGCACTGGGGGAAGGAATCGGGTCCAGTAACGCTCTTTGGCGGCGGACGGGTCGGTAACAGTCAAACTGTGAGCTCCTCTCTCGCCTCGCGCACATGGCGCAGGAACTCCATCGTCTCCCTGATGTTCTCCGCCCGAGGCCTCGGAAGCTCAACGGGAAGGATGCGTCGGATTCGTCCGGGATGACTGGATAGCACGACAACGCGATCAGCCAGATACACTGCTTCGCTGATATTGTGAGTAACAAACAGCACGGTTTTTCGCTCGGATTCCCACAGCTCCAACAGGTCTTCCTGAAGTTGTCCCTTGGTAATCTCATCCAGTGCGCTGAAGGGCTCGTCCATTAATAGAATGGATGGTCGCCAGCTCAGAGCCCTGATGATGGCAATCCGCTGCTTCATGCCACCAGAGAGTTCGTGCGGATAGGCGTCCTTGAATTTGAGGAGGTTCACAGATTCCAGGAGTTCTTCGCACCGGCTCTGTCGCTGATCCGCCGGAAAGCCGACGACCTCCAAGGGAAGACGTACGTTGTCCAATGCAGTTCTCCAGGGCAGCAAAGCTGGTTCCTGGAAAACAAAACCGAAATCGTTGGCTTGCCGCGCCACTGAGGGAGGCTTTCCTCGGATCGTCACAGTTCCTGCAGTGGGTTTAAGGAGATCAGAGACCACACGCAGCATGGAGCTCTTGCCGCAACCGGTGGGCCCGAGGAGAGCGACGAACTCGCCCTCTCCTATGCTCAGGTTGATGTCTTGAAGGGCTGTGGTTTGCCCGTTGCCAGTGAAGAACGTGAGTTCGAGGTTCTGTACATTGATACAGGGCTGCGTCCCTGCAGCACGTTCGACTCCCCCTGGCGCTGATGCCGCACTGCTATCTGAAGCCGCGGGCGTGCCGATAGAAATGCCGGACACCGCGCTAATCGCCAATGAACTGCTGGGTGTAGATGACGGCCGGATCGATGGGGCGATCGATGAGTCCAAGTTCCAGCGCCACATCAATCGTGCGGGCCCAACGCTCGTCAGTCTGTCGGCCTATCGACTCCTCCTCGCCGTCGTCCCCTAGCCAATAATCGAGGGTGATTTCGAGCTTTCTGCGCTCTAGCTCTTCGTCAAGCTCTTCCACATTGGCCATGACGCTGGCAATCGCTGCGGCCGGATCTTCCATTGAGGCTCGCAGACCGCGGAGCGTCGCCCGCACAAAACCCTGGACAAGATCTGGATCAGACTCTATCCATTGTGGGTTTGTTACCAGCGTGAGGCCGTAACTTTCCACACCGTGATCCGAAATCGGCATGCTGTGGATAGGCATCCCCGCTAATTCCGCCTCCACCGGCTGGTTCTGGGCGAAACCCATCATCGCATCCACCTGGCCGGCGAGCAGTGGTTCAACTCCGAATCCGATCGGAATTAGAGTGAGGTCTTCCATGGCAATGTTGTTTGCTGCCAGCATCGCGGTCAGTCCCTGTCCAGTCGCACTGCCTCGATTGTGTCCGAGTCGTACCTGGTTGAGGAGGTCACTTGGCTCGCGCACCGGGTTTTCTTGTGGACTCATGACGACGATCGGCGTTCTCTGGTAGTAGCCGCCGATGGCGATGATGGGCACTCCCCGGTCGATTGCCTGGGATATCACCAAGGCGTCCGCGAGGCCGAACTCCACCGCCCTGGACCCCACCTGCGTCACGACGTCAGAAGAGCCAGATCCTGTGATGATGCGCAGATCAATTCCTTCCTCTTCGTAATAGCCCAGAGCACGGCCATGGAAGAATGGTGAATGTTGGGTACCGGGCCGCCAGTCCAGTCGCACCGAAACGGATTTGAGATCAGCGGCAGCCGCTATGGATGGGCCAACAGCAACAACGAGAGCCATAAGGGACGCAGTGACTAACTGCCGAAGCGTGAAATGAGCTTTCATGAATCCGACCTCCCTAACATTGGATAATCTGCCAATTGCCTTCATTGACGGTTCATGCTGATCAGTAACTGTTTTGCTGCCGCTATGGCGGCGTCCGGCACTTTTGCTCGTTCCACATCCCATGCCAGTGGTGCCGTCGCGTCCAGGCCCAACTTCGCGGATGTGCCGTTGCGCGAGGATGGGTCGAGTTGATTGCAGAAGCCGTTCGGGATTACGAAAAGGTCCGTGTCCGCCTGGAAGCGGGTCGCTAGTGCCCAAAGGACCTCCTGCTCGTCGAATACGTCTATGTCGTCATCAACGGCCACCGCAAACTTCACGTAGGGGTCAAGGCCCATCAACAGGGTTAACGCATGATTCGCCTGGCCCTCTGCCGTCTTCTTGATCGAGACATAGGCATGGAAATGCGTGCCAGACCGGGGGTAATTGATTGAGTGGATTGCTGGAAGCATCTCCTTCATTCGCATGAAGACGTGCGCTTCGCGGGGGCTACGGCTTAGTAGCAAATGCTCGGATGAGTAGCCGGGTACGATGTCATGGTAAACAGGGTTCGACCGGTGCGTGATCGCTTTCACAACGAAAACGTTTTTGGTCGAGCGAGAGGTTGAGTAGCCGGTGTACTCCCCAAACGGGCCTTCTGGCTCTGCGGTATCAGCTAGAAGCTCCCCCTCCAGCACATACTCGGCATAGGCTGGAACCTCCAAGTCAATGGTCTGGCACCTGACTAATTCGATACTGTGGCCAAGCAGGCCACAGGCGAGGTCAAGTTCGTCCACTTCTTTGGCTACTTTTGCGGCCGCTGCCAGATTAATCGCGGGGTGCACGCCAATGACTACAGCAACCTCCAGGTTGCGTCCCAGTTCCTCCGATCGCTTCAGGTGTTCCCAGATGTGCCCACGGGAATGCAGGCTCGCTCCAAATCGCCTTGAGTCCTTGAGCTGAAGGCGTTGGTAGCTCAGGTTGCGCACGCCTGAATCCGGATCCTTGCAGACCAGAATGCCCGAGCCGACGTAACGCCCAGCGTCCGCTTCGAAGTGTCGGCTGATTGGTAAGTCGCCGGATTCCACGGCATTCCCAACCAACACGTTTTCCTGAACGGGGCCAGACTCGACGATCACGGGTTTTTCGGCTCTCTTCGACGCTTGAACCCAGGCTTCGTTGAATCCACCAAGCTCAGCGCCCACCATGCGAGCAATTCGATCCCGGGAGGCGAAGAGGTTCAGCACAACCGGAGAGTTGAAAGGATCAGCAGCATCAAACCAGACCACAGGTGTTTGTTGTTTTTTCTCTAGTTCGAGTACCAGAGCGGTGGGTACGTAGTCGGCCGGAGTGGAGCCTTCGATACGTAATAGATCGCTGTCCGGCAGGTCCGCAAGGAAAGTGCGCAGGGACGGAGGCTCATGATCGCAATTCAGCCGAATGGGCATAGTTGGTGCGCGATTCTCTTTGTCGTTTTCGTCTAGAGAACGGTAAGGCCTGCTTGCGAAGTGGTAAATTAGCGAAACTGCAACGATCCGTTGCCGGCTAGGCAACAGATCGTTGGCCATGAGTAAAGTAGTGATCAACGGCCCTTTGCTTTTGCTCGACGGAGTACTTCGGCTTTGGGGAGACCGTTCCGGCAACCCCGTGTTTCGACGTGGGTGAGGCACCACCGCTGGAGATTCTTCCGTACTAAATGGAGAGCTTTACTGCCCTGAGGCGATCTTCATATGAATACATGAACGATCTCCCATGTAGTCCGAGATTTCGTCCGCATCTCCTGTTGCGGGCGCGGTGAGACTCGAAAATCTGGCAGATCGCGGCCCGGTACAATGTGACGGCTTCGCATGGTTCAATGCCTATGGCTAACCAGCACAGTCGCGCGGCGTCTTCCGGACGGACGCCTGCGCCGGCCCGCATGGCGAGGAAACAGTCTTGCCCAGCAACGCCTCCACTCCTGACGGCGCGATCGTGAACCGCTTCGCCCAGATTTTCCTGCCGTTTGCGGCGGGGTATTTTCTGTCCTACCTATTCCGCAGCGTCAACGCCGTGATCGCCGGCGACCTTGAGACGGACGTTGGGGTGGGAGCGAGCGAGCTTGGACTGCTCACTGCCAGCTATCTGCTAGCCTTCGCGCTTTTCCAGTTGCCCTTGGGCATCCTGCTGGACCGGCTGGGCCCACGTCGCGTCGAAAGCGTATTGCTGCTGATCGCCGGGGCTGGCGCACTGGTGTTTGCTCTGGGGCAGGGATTACTGAGTCTCACGGTGGGGCGGGCTCTCATCGGCCTCGGGGTCTCCGCCTGCCTGATGGCGAGCCTGAAGGCGTTTGCACTCTGGTACAGAAGCGATCAGTTGCCGGCGATCAATGGCTACCTGCTGGCCTTCGGTGGACTGGGGGCGATCACGGCAACGGCGCCGGTCGAGGCAATGTTGGGCATAACCACCTGGCGCGTGCTCTTCATCGGCCTGGCGGCAGGCTGCTTGCTTACCGCTGCCGCCCTGTGGCTTGCCGTTCCGGAGCGCGGCAGAAGTATCCCCGTGGAGCCGTTGGCGCACCAGATCGCAGGGCTCGTCTTTATCCTGCGCAGCAGGCGCTTCTGGCGAGTCGCACCGGCGGCAATGCTCTTCC is part of the Natronocella acetinitrilica genome and harbors:
- a CDS encoding LysR family transcriptional regulator; this encodes MNIQTLDRRAGQRRSEQMDSTALAYFQVAAESGSIRGASQVLHVSASAISRQITRLESQLGVPLFERLAHGLALTSAGELLLFHVRRTTRELQSAQREIRDLAGQQSGHVRIVIVESAARALLVPAMDSFWRDHPHVKVSLHVAGNSQVLEMIEQGEADIGVAFNVPAQSEQYVYETAHLNLGAVMAANHPLASADRLRIRDLVDYPIFLPDRSLMLHKAVSEVDGEWPLKVHLVTNSIAAMSLLASCSLGVALKTRLGLSDEMESGKLAFVRLHDRRLSVQRLTLLVQHRLPFPVLATRIGQALRSVNEA
- a CDS encoding amidohydrolase, yielding MSRDSLCIRDVLIVPGGVGAPLPYYGWVEVRDGKFADMGQGSPKREFSGEVIEGNGDVLLPGLMNLHAHSHSSLTRGSAEGASLEDWLTMVEREQQILTEEDAYTGALATYAEAVLSGTTTILDMCLKPRAAIAAARDIGIRAIIAPYAADTKPFSPPLELTEELLQATSNQTDPVQVWVGAHDLESCSDDQIQVAAALAKKYCTGLHMHCSESRFSVEATRGRTGRTPIQQLGELCALTDRTLLAHCVWADEADQRLLRENGTHVTHCPHANLKLGSGFAPVPAMLEQGINICLGTDGAKANNRLDMFDVMKFASLLHKGIKQDPRVMPANVVLDMATHGAAKAIQNPFLGRIAPGMTADFITVRTDGYHLLPMVPDTVVTNLVHAARGSDTSLVFVNGRMVARDGELVSKQGCGLMGRYRQTGLDLLDRTA
- a CDS encoding ABC transporter permease, with product MTVTDPSAAKERYWTRFLPPVLILVTVLAGWQTVVRLLDIPLWLLPAPTDIVQRFFQTSNLAYHTGITVLEAGSGFLISAVLAIFLASAIVHSKFLERGLLPYIIISNAIPIIAIIPLLTIWFGFGMAPRVMICMIITFFPIVTNTTQGLKSADPRALEFMRSINATRLEILTKVQLPSALPSIFAGFKIAASLSLVGAVVAEFYSSDRGLGFLIITAATQLRTDLLFVAVAILAALGVTAFFFFAWLENRALRGQQAEATR
- a CDS encoding ABC transporter ATP-binding protein, with translation MAISAVSGISIGTPAASDSSAASAPGGVERAAGTQPCINVQNLELTFFTGNGQTTALQDINLSIGEGEFVALLGPTGCGKSSMLRVVSDLLKPTAGTVTIRGKPPSVARQANDFGFVFQEPALLPWRTALDNVRLPLEVVGFPADQRQSRCEELLESVNLLKFKDAYPHELSGGMKQRIAIIRALSWRPSILLMDEPFSALDEITKGQLQEDLLELWESERKTVLFVTHNISEAVYLADRVVVLSSHPGRIRRILPVELPRPRAENIRETMEFLRHVREAREELTV
- a CDS encoding ABC transporter substrate-binding protein, translating into MKAHFTLRQLVTASLMALVVAVGPSIAAAADLKSVSVRLDWRPGTQHSPFFHGRALGYYEEEGIDLRIITGSGSSDVVTQVGSRAVEFGLADALVISQAIDRGVPIIAIGGYYQRTPIVVMSPQENPVREPSDLLNQVRLGHNRGSATGQGLTAMLAANNIAMEDLTLIPIGFGVEPLLAGQVDAMMGFAQNQPVEAELAGMPIHSMPISDHGVESYGLTLVTNPQWIESDPDLVQGFVRATLRGLRASMEDPAAAIASVMANVEELDEELERRKLEITLDYWLGDDGEEESIGRQTDERWARTIDVALELGLIDRPIDPAVIYTQQFIGD
- a CDS encoding UbiD family decarboxylase: MANDLLPSRQRIVAVSLIYHFASRPYRSLDENDKENRAPTMPIRLNCDHEPPSLRTFLADLPDSDLLRIEGSTPADYVPTALVLELEKKQQTPVVWFDAADPFNSPVVLNLFASRDRIARMVGAELGGFNEAWVQASKRAEKPVIVESGPVQENVLVGNAVESGDLPISRHFEADAGRYVGSGILVCKDPDSGVRNLSYQRLQLKDSRRFGASLHSRGHIWEHLKRSEELGRNLEVAVVIGVHPAINLAAAAKVAKEVDELDLACGLLGHSIELVRCQTIDLEVPAYAEYVLEGELLADTAEPEGPFGEYTGYSTSRSTKNVFVVKAITHRSNPVYHDIVPGYSSEHLLLSRSPREAHVFMRMKEMLPAIHSINYPRSGTHFHAYVSIKKTAEGQANHALTLLMGLDPYVKFAVAVDDDIDVFDEQEVLWALATRFQADTDLFVIPNGFCNQLDPSSRNGTSAKLGLDATAPLAWDVERAKVPDAAIAAAKQLLISMNRQ
- a CDS encoding MFS transporter, translated to MPSNASTPDGAIVNRFAQIFLPFAAGYFLSYLFRSVNAVIAGDLETDVGVGASELGLLTASYLLAFALFQLPLGILLDRLGPRRVESVLLLIAGAGALVFALGQGLLSLTVGRALIGLGVSACLMASLKAFALWYRSDQLPAINGYLLAFGGLGAITATAPVEAMLGITTWRVLFIGLAAGCLLTAAALWLAVPERGRSIPVEPLAHQIAGLVFILRSRRFWRVAPAAMLFPGGLMAIQGLWAGPWLRDVAGFDRGMVAHYLLMLAVATTVGFAAWGHLTSRLARQGVDMLRVISVGLVLFCVTLALLASHPGYGLLAIWLVMGFASTSGALFYAALSRQFEPELMGRVVTALNLMVFLGAFGLQWGMGIIIELPDEAAGEGYAQGYQIAFGLTAALQAAALLWLLWPVRGHEQPMRR